A segment of the Trifolium pratense cultivar HEN17-A07 linkage group LG7, ARS_RC_1.1, whole genome shotgun sequence genome:
aaagaaggagaggtagagatgagttTGAGAAGAATGAAAATAGATCTGTGCATTTGAAAAGGAACCTTGGTTTGCTTAATTTAGAGAAATTGAAGTTAAAGAAGGTaaagaatgaaaataataatattgtgtGGCTGCTGCTTTTCTGATGTGAGATTAGAGAGATTAAGAATTAGGGTTACTCAACTTatgagtgatatatatatatatatatatattaagcatATTGGGCTAGAGTATTGGGCTTCTAAaattttgctaaaaaataagtattgggcctttaaaaataatatattgagatgtaatgtaattttttttactcatatatattcttaataagtatatatttatttttagtcaaaaaaaaagtatatatttatttatttatttattatacgGTTCAACCGATTTAATAACGGTTCAACCGATTGAACCGATTGAACCATGAACCGATGATCTCAATGGTTCGAtctccggtccggtttttaaaacattccTAAGAACTAAGAAGTTCATTACGCCATATGTAGAAGAGTTACACACTAGAACTAGAATGAAACACATACAACATTATTGTGTGTCTAGAGTTGGTAATCGCTATGAAGGACACCCACTTATTTTTCAACTACCAAAATTATTGTATTTATGAAAACAGATAGAAAGAAGGTTCATGCTAGTCATCACTCACATGGCCTTAAAATTAAACGTTACTTTCGGTGGGAGGTGGCCTTAAACATGGtcatagtagtaataataaatcGAAAATATAGGTATATAGAAATCCTAATATTCATAAGTGAAGTATGTGGTGTATGATGATCAAATAATGTTaccaaattttatgttttttgccataaaataaaattgattttcaattcTATATCCTTGCCTTCCTTCATCTCTCGTCAATCTATTCACTCGAGTTACACACTCACGCTCACGATGTTAATAGATAGTTGAGATCATCTTtatctacttctaatataataaaattgattgataccaaatttactaatttatcctactaaaaaatataaaataaatagtaaaaatagttttactaaaataaaattattgatttaattattaaaaaataaattttacaagaaagaaaataatagcTTCACTTAATTATATTgacaatattttaattattttattctaaataaatttttcaacttaatataattaaaaacttaaatatcaataaaaatcaatagaCCCGTGCGCACGAGTCTCTAAATATAGTTGTGATtaattgacagtgtaaaattataaCGTGACACAAATGATAAATATTCGAGTTTTTTAACTATTTGGttctgcataaaaaaaaaaaaaaaaaaaaaactatttggtTCAAGTTTCGAGGTATATATGAAAAAACATGTCAAAAGAGGTGAATATAGTAACATTCAGGAGTTCGTCTAATGGTGTAAATTTGGAACATCATGCTCCTAGTATACTCCTCTCTAGATCTTAGATTCAAATTCTCCAGTACCAATTTATGTATCGGGATCGGTCCATTAAGAATTTTGTGATGAGTGATGACTTGAATTGGACACCCCTCTAATGAACGGTGGGACTGGTCTCTCGAATTAATCCATTCTTCAACAaaatattgagtttttttttaaaaaaaaaaacaaataatgactTTAAATAATAAGAAATCCTTCAGCGAAATAATGagtttaaattaaataatagtaaCTTCGAATGTCTCTGCTGTGCCGTGTAGAGGACAAAAAAAGAATGTCATTTTTTGTTTAACGAGAGTCCAGAAAATTACTCAAATTAATAGTCATACAAACAGGTACAGAGTTAGGAGGCAATTAATGATAACTAGTAAATGTTGAACAATACAATGTGTGTAGTACACCCTTTCAAAAAAGAAGATAACACCTCTTCTTAAATACCAGTACATTCAAATCAACATGCACAGCACAGAACCACAAAGCTAGCTGAAGTAAAGCCTTGTTCTCCCATTTTCAGTTCCAGCTAAAGATGGGATCAGAAGTTGCAGCAGAAAGGTACGTAGTAACAAAATTTAACAAGCTTTAATATTGCTCACATAGTCACATTTATGGCTAAATGTGGCCGATGCAACCTATCAAGCACGGACATTCTTCAGATTAGGCTTGTCCACTGTCCGACATCCATCCATTTCTGACACGACACCAACAAATATGATCACATTGAATTATTCtcttttctcaaattattatctatGTTGAAGTGTTAGTGTTCGTGTCTGTGTCTATGCTTTATAGGATGCGACATCATCAATCTGATGTCGCATTGCACagacgtaaaaaaaaataatgtccCAACTCAGATTGCAGTTACAAATTGTTTCGGTACACCTAAAAGTCTCTCATGCTTGGTAGTTGAGACTACGGGTAGTTCATATACAAGTAACACCCACACTCCTCAACCCAACACGAGACTTCTTTCATAAAGGACAAATCCGTGAAGGACTTAACACTCAAAGCTGACAATATGTAAGAAGGTGATATGACGAATTTGAGATCGGAACACAAACATTTTTAAGAAAGTCATTTGGTTTGATTTACAGGTATGCAGTGGTGACAGGGGCAAACAAAGGAATTGGGTTTGAGATAGTTAAGCAGTTAGCTTCAGCTGGAATCAAAGTGGTGCTTACTGCAAGAGATGAGAAAAGGGGTCTTCAAGCTTTGGAAACACTCAAAGCCTCTGGTTTATCtgaatttgttgtttttcatcAAGTGGATGTGGCTAATGCTGCAAGTGTAGTTACTCTTGCTGAGTTTGTCAAATCCCAATTTGGCAAACTTGATATTCTGGTAACATAAAAAAATGGCCCTTTTTAACAGTTTGCACCTATCAATTGTATGAAATTCTTGAAGGATTCAAGTGATTTGGATTAGGTGTAGTGTGATTGAGATGCATGCATTTCGGTCTGATCAAGATTGAATGATCcaaattttaaaacagattttgatttttttttttattcaaaatagtgAACTTGAATTCTAGACCACACAATTTTGATCAGACAGCAGATATGCGCGTGAATGTGTGCATGCCGTCACAATGTTGAGATTGCACACATTCTAGatcttataaaaaattgtgTAGTTGACATAAAGGACAGTATGAGAGCAAACTACCTTATTGTTCTTTGTATAGGTTTTCAGTTATATAGGTTAACGGTCTAAGGAAACAACGATTAAACTGAGGGAATGAACCTCTCAATGGGCATAGAATGCCCTGATCTATCACGGTCCATTCGAAATCGAAGTCCAATACATATTTATGAAATAACTAGTGGTTAATATTAATTGAccatatattaataataattcataataattgattaattaaataattaacttACAAGTTTGTGTGCTCATCCTGCCACTTTCGTTCAATGCAGGTTAACAATGCAGGGATTAGTGGAACTGTAATCAATGACAAAGATTTAGCTACTTTGCTTATCGCTAACCCTGGAGTAAGTATCTATGTTTTTTCACCTTTAAATAATGGAAACTGATTTTGCTTATGAAGAAAATGATgtaattgttttatattttgagattGAGCATTTGATTCGTCGTTGCAGGCATTATCAGAAGAGGAAAAGAACAAGGCAGTGACTCAAACATTTGAGTTAGCTGAAGAATgcttacaaataaattattatggtACTAAAATAACTACTGAATCACTTCTGCCACTCCTAAAATTATCTGATTCACCGAGAATTGTGAATGTTTCATCAAGTTTGGGGAAGTTAGAGGTAAGAAATTTTACTCCTTTTGCACCTACTTTTTAACACTCTCGTAGAATCTATTTCTAAAATGACGAGATATTATTGCTTATTCATGTCAAATCCAGAGCATACTAAATGAAGAGGCTAAAACCGTCTTGAGTGATGCGGATAACCTAACTGAAGAGAAAGTCGATGAAGTATTGAAGAAGTTTCTCGAAGATTTCAAAGTAGGTTCGTTGGAAAGCAAAGGCTGGCCTAAAACTGGTGGTGCTTATGTCTTATCTAAAGCTGCTATTAATGCTTATACAAGAATTGTTGCGAAGAGTTTCCCGACTATAAGCGTCAATAGTATTTGCCCTGGTTATGTCATCACAGATATAACCAGCAATACTGGTGTGTTAACAGCTGAAGAAGGTGCTGCAAGTGTTGTGACGCTAGCACTACTTCCCAATGGGGGTCCGTCTGGCCAATTCTATAACCGGACCGAAGTCGCTACCTTCTAATAAGTACTAGAACTTGTGATTTAAGGACAAAGTGTGTTACTTTGCTTTTTTatcattgttattattattgttgttgtttttgttgcaTCATGTTTTATAGATATAATAACAAGACTTATTATATATCTAATGAATAACACGTGATAAATTACTAGCTAATTCTGTGTATTCATCTTGTACTATTAATTAAGCGATGTACCAAGTTGTATGTCAGATTAAGAAAGTTGCTTATCTGCAAAAGTATAATTGTATATATTGTGgaatgaaatttcaaatttagaGTATGTATAAagctgatatatatatattattggatgGAGAAACTTGAGCTTGAGTTTAAATCAAGTGGTTACTGTAATTAAATTAAGGACCTATTGTTTCGGAGAACTTTAgcttaaattttagttgaaaCAATCATTGATTAGGCTTTATCCAGAAAGACTCCGGATTATAGGGTCCCTTACTGGTATATTTTGTTCTTC
Coding sequences within it:
- the LOC123894351 gene encoding (+)-neomenthol dehydrogenase-like, producing MGSEVAAERYAVVTGANKGIGFEIVKQLASAGIKVVLTARDEKRGLQALETLKASGLSEFVVFHQVDVANAASVVTLAEFVKSQFGKLDILVNNAGISGTVINDKDLATLLIANPGALSEEEKNKAVTQTFELAEECLQINYYGTKITTESLLPLLKLSDSPRIVNVSSSLGKLESILNEEAKTVLSDADNLTEEKVDEVLKKFLEDFKVGSLESKGWPKTGGAYVLSKAAINAYTRIVAKSFPTISVNSICPGYVITDITSNTGVLTAEEGAASVVTLALLPNGGPSGQFYNRTEVATF